From the Streptosporangiales bacterium genome, one window contains:
- a CDS encoding M6 family metalloprotease domain-containing protein, with product MLVVTAAVVLTGTAVQGVATASPPPVKDAAGPDKHREHDLPDAMEKQRRADKKAALEKLLRGDAKLMRRGDSRVVKLGKNRYAEMQAPKTDQLFNLLCEFGDKTDPRTGGDAGPENNQIAKPDRTTDNSTYWTDDFSQDHYKQMFFGNTGESFADFYLKQSSGKYTVTGDVSAWAKVPYNEARYGSNEIPESDGYWNFVKDCTTAWYDSQKAAGKTDAEIEQYLAKFDQWDRFDYDGDGNFDEKDGYIDHIQLIHAGEGEEAGGGEQGEDAIWSHRWSAFPNESTGPEFNQNGGTQIGNSGIFVRDYTTEPENGGLGVFAHEYGHDLGLPDHYDTSGGGENSTGFWTLMSSGSWLGHGEDAIGTTPGYMSAWDKLQLGWLDYEVASHDQKSTHKLGVAARTTANPQAVVVVLPEKKVVTDYNKPASGEYEWWGGSDDDLNNFLSRPLDLTGKQSAELTTKAWYDIEKGYDFGFLEVSEDGGETWEKVGDEVTGSSKGKWTDLSWDLSDYAGKEIQYRFRYTTDGGVHEDGLFLDDIEVTAGGDTVFSDDVESGENDWEANGFTRMTGTTSEMKGQYYIAENRRYVDYDSTLKTGPYHFGHANTKPNWVQHYPYQDGLLVSFWDETQEDNNTSEHPGKGLVLPVDANPRPFSSNDGVVQRNRHQAYDATFGVENSDPLKLTTEVKKGKRWQVTVVDVPAHEGVPVFDDSKPKAYWSGQNPTGSVQVAGVGVQIEVTGQSAGGETMDVAVQPAA from the coding sequence ATGCTGGTGGTCACGGCCGCCGTCGTGCTCACAGGCACTGCGGTCCAGGGGGTGGCCACCGCCTCGCCGCCACCGGTCAAGGATGCGGCCGGTCCGGACAAGCACCGAGAGCACGACCTCCCCGATGCGATGGAGAAGCAGCGCCGTGCGGACAAGAAGGCCGCACTGGAGAAGCTGCTGCGCGGCGACGCGAAGCTGATGCGCCGCGGCGACTCACGCGTGGTCAAGCTCGGCAAGAACAGGTACGCCGAGATGCAGGCGCCTAAGACCGACCAGCTGTTCAACCTGCTGTGCGAGTTCGGCGACAAGACCGACCCGCGTACCGGCGGGGACGCAGGTCCCGAGAACAACCAGATCGCCAAGCCGGACCGCACGACGGACAACTCGACCTACTGGACCGACGACTTCAGCCAGGACCACTACAAGCAGATGTTCTTCGGCAACACCGGCGAGTCGTTCGCGGACTTCTACCTGAAGCAGTCGTCCGGCAAGTACACGGTCACCGGCGACGTCAGCGCGTGGGCGAAGGTGCCGTACAACGAGGCCAGGTACGGCTCGAACGAGATCCCCGAGTCGGACGGCTACTGGAACTTCGTCAAGGACTGCACGACGGCCTGGTACGACAGCCAGAAGGCCGCCGGCAAGACCGACGCCGAGATCGAGCAGTACCTGGCCAAGTTCGACCAGTGGGACAGGTTCGACTACGACGGCGACGGCAACTTCGACGAGAAGGACGGCTACATCGACCACATCCAGCTGATCCACGCGGGTGAGGGCGAAGAGGCCGGTGGCGGCGAGCAGGGCGAGGACGCGATCTGGTCGCACCGCTGGTCCGCCTTCCCGAACGAGTCGACCGGGCCGGAGTTCAACCAGAACGGCGGCACGCAGATCGGCAACAGCGGCATCTTCGTCCGCGACTACACGACCGAGCCGGAGAACGGCGGTCTCGGTGTGTTCGCGCACGAGTACGGCCACGACCTGGGTCTGCCCGACCACTACGACACCTCGGGCGGCGGCGAGAACAGCACCGGGTTCTGGACCCTGATGTCCAGCGGCTCGTGGCTCGGCCACGGCGAGGACGCCATCGGCACCACGCCTGGCTACATGAGCGCGTGGGACAAGCTCCAGCTCGGCTGGCTCGACTACGAGGTGGCGTCGCACGACCAGAAGTCGACGCACAAGCTCGGCGTGGCCGCGCGTACCACGGCCAACCCGCAGGCGGTCGTCGTCGTGCTGCCGGAGAAGAAGGTCGTCACCGACTACAACAAGCCGGCCTCCGGCGAGTACGAGTGGTGGGGCGGCAGCGACGACGACCTGAACAACTTCCTCAGCAGGCCACTCGACCTGACCGGCAAACAGTCGGCCGAGCTCACCACGAAGGCCTGGTACGACATCGAGAAGGGCTACGACTTCGGGTTCCTCGAGGTGTCCGAGGACGGCGGTGAGACCTGGGAGAAGGTCGGCGACGAAGTCACCGGCTCGTCGAAGGGCAAGTGGACCGACCTGTCGTGGGACCTGTCGGACTACGCCGGCAAGGAGATCCAGTACCGCTTCAGGTACACCACCGACGGCGGGGTGCACGAGGACGGGCTCTTCCTCGACGACATCGAGGTGACAGCCGGCGGCGACACCGTCTTCAGCGACGACGTCGAGTCCGGTGAGAACGACTGGGAGGCCAACGGCTTCACCCGGATGACCGGTACGACCAGCGAGATGAAGGGCCAGTACTACATCGCGGAGAACCGCCGGTACGTCGACTACGACAGCACGCTGAAGACCGGCCCGTACCATTTCGGACACGCGAACACCAAGCCGAACTGGGTGCAGCACTACCCGTACCAGGACGGCCTGCTCGTGTCGTTCTGGGACGAGACGCAGGAGGACAACAACACCTCCGAGCACCCGGGTAAGGGCCTCGTGCTCCCGGTGGACGCGAACCCGAGACCGTTCTCGTCCAACGACGGGGTGGTGCAACGGAACCGGCACCAGGCCTACGACGCCACGTTCGGTGTCGAGAACAGTGATCCGCTCAAGCTGACCACCGAGGTCAAGAAGGGCAAGCGCTGGCAGGTCACCGTCGTGGACGTCCCGGCCCACGAAGGGGTGCCGGTGTTCGACGACAGCAAGCCGAAGGCCTACTGGTCGGGGCAGAACCCGACCGGGTCCGTCCAGGTGGCCGGCGTCGGCGTCCAGATCGAGGTCACCGGGCAGTCCGCCGGTGGCGAGACCATGGACGTGGCTGTGCAACCGGCCGCCTGA
- a CDS encoding helix-turn-helix domain-containing protein, giving the protein MGVTENAAPLQTVDRALRVLLAFDADHQQWRAADLARHLGWDKSVTHRLLGTLVHRGFLLVDPETRCYRLGMAIFELGQLAARDNPLLTFVRPRVRELARRTKETALFTVPDGDEAHCLAAVEGPTPVRYSTQVGGRVPGHAGAGAKVLFAWRTEREQRALFGRRTLARFTADTTTDIDALLAEFAEIRDTGMSVSKGELDPDVGAVSVPVWSGTEVVGALSAVGPLSRVLRERQQLVAVLDEIATAVTGQLSVAPAD; this is encoded by the coding sequence ATGGGCGTGACCGAGAACGCCGCCCCGCTGCAGACCGTCGACCGGGCGCTGCGGGTGCTGCTCGCGTTCGACGCCGACCACCAACAGTGGCGTGCCGCGGACCTGGCGCGCCACCTGGGTTGGGACAAGTCGGTGACGCACCGGCTGCTCGGCACGCTCGTGCATCGCGGCTTCCTGCTCGTCGACCCAGAGACCAGGTGCTACCGGCTCGGCATGGCGATCTTCGAGCTCGGTCAGCTCGCCGCCCGCGACAACCCGCTCCTTACGTTCGTCCGGCCACGGGTGCGCGAGCTCGCCAGGCGCACGAAGGAGACCGCGCTGTTCACCGTTCCAGACGGCGACGAGGCGCACTGCCTGGCCGCCGTCGAGGGACCCACGCCCGTCAGGTACTCCACCCAGGTCGGTGGTCGGGTGCCTGGGCACGCGGGCGCGGGCGCGAAGGTGCTCTTCGCCTGGCGCACAGAACGCGAGCAACGTGCGCTGTTCGGCCGCCGCACGCTCGCCCGGTTCACGGCCGACACCACCACCGACATCGACGCACTGCTCGCCGAGTTCGCGGAGATACGCGACACCGGTATGTCGGTCAGCAAGGGGGAGCTGGACCCGGACGTCGGCGCCGTGTCGGTGCCGGTGTGGAGCGGCACGGAGGTCGTCGGCGCGCTCAGCGCGGTCGGCCCGCTGTCGCGCGTACTCAGGGAACGACAACAACTCGTCGCGGTACTCGACGAGATCGCCACCGCCGTCACCGGTCAGCTGTCCGTAGCGCCGGCCGACTAG
- a CDS encoding ABC transporter produces the protein MSEPTTPADALSDRLDALARVAELGTDRLPGDAIEAARNVLCRARGRRALSMDHTVVALAGSTGSGKSSLFNAISGIDLSTVGSRRPTTGMVHACVWGMDGATELLDWLEVPEQHRVARDTVLDTAPSPLTGLVLLDLPDHDSAEESHRKEVDRLIDVVDVLVWVVDPQKYADRVVHEEFLQPMAAHSGVVVALNQVDRLGEADVSACVTDLQRLLAEDGLPDALVVRTSATGDPGVQELTAVLVELVQSRQAATDRLLADVTAACQALGAYQDGGRPAAGVASAARDELLTALVDSSGVTTLGDAVSATTRRRGLAFTAWPPIWLARRLRKSPSLRLPGGEELSGLASGQAPVAAPVLLAHVDAALRTVSDTSSAELPPPWPALVRTASRARADELVDVIDEVLAAADVATVKVPASWWVLRLLHWAALLAMVAGVVLAVVGAVTSGGFLLGAVLAGGGLLVGLGGHALGRAAATKAARRRGEELVGTLRDEIARSVREYVLEPVENELDVYSEIGRELTAARG, from the coding sequence GTGAGTGAGCCGACGACGCCGGCGGACGCACTGTCCGACCGGCTCGATGCGCTTGCCCGGGTCGCCGAGCTCGGCACCGACCGACTGCCGGGCGACGCGATCGAGGCCGCCCGCAACGTGCTCTGCCGCGCCCGGGGGAGGCGGGCGCTGTCCATGGACCACACGGTGGTCGCGCTCGCCGGGTCGACGGGCAGCGGCAAGTCGTCGTTGTTCAACGCGATCAGCGGCATCGACCTCTCCACCGTCGGCAGCCGGCGTCCGACGACCGGCATGGTGCACGCGTGCGTTTGGGGTATGGACGGTGCCACCGAGCTGTTGGACTGGCTCGAGGTGCCGGAACAGCACCGGGTCGCGAGGGACACCGTGCTGGACACCGCGCCGTCCCCGCTGACGGGACTGGTGCTGCTCGACCTGCCCGACCACGACTCCGCCGAGGAGTCGCACCGCAAGGAGGTCGACCGGCTCATCGACGTGGTCGACGTGCTGGTCTGGGTCGTCGACCCGCAGAAGTACGCCGACCGTGTCGTGCACGAGGAGTTCCTGCAGCCGATGGCCGCGCACTCCGGGGTGGTGGTTGCCCTGAACCAGGTCGACCGGCTGGGTGAGGCGGACGTGAGCGCTTGCGTGACGGACCTGCAGCGGCTGCTCGCGGAGGACGGGTTGCCCGACGCGCTGGTGGTGCGTACGTCCGCCACCGGCGACCCAGGGGTGCAGGAGCTGACCGCGGTCCTCGTCGAGCTGGTGCAGAGCCGGCAGGCCGCGACCGACCGGCTGCTCGCGGACGTGACGGCGGCGTGCCAGGCGTTGGGCGCGTATCAAGACGGTGGCCGCCCGGCCGCGGGAGTGGCGTCCGCCGCCCGCGACGAGCTGCTCACCGCGCTGGTGGACTCGTCCGGGGTAACCACATTGGGTGACGCGGTGAGCGCGACCACCAGACGGCGCGGGCTCGCGTTCACCGCGTGGCCGCCGATCTGGCTCGCCCGGCGGCTGCGCAAGTCGCCGTCGCTGCGGTTGCCAGGCGGTGAGGAGCTGAGCGGGCTGGCGTCCGGGCAGGCGCCGGTGGCCGCGCCCGTGCTGCTGGCGCACGTGGACGCCGCGTTGCGCACGGTGTCCGACACCAGCTCCGCGGAGCTGCCGCCACCGTGGCCGGCGCTGGTACGTACCGCCAGCCGGGCCCGCGCCGACGAGCTGGTGGACGTGATCGACGAGGTGCTCGCGGCCGCCGACGTCGCCACCGTCAAGGTGCCAGCCAGTTGGTGGGTGCTGCGCCTGCTGCACTGGGCGGCGCTGCTCGCGATGGTGGCGGGCGTCGTGCTCGCGGTGGTCGGCGCGGTCACCAGTGGTGGGTTCCTGCTCGGCGCGGTGCTCGCCGGCGGTGGGCTGCTCGTCGGGCTCGGCGGCCACGCGCTTGGCCGGGCCGCCGCGACGAAGGCCGCGCGGCGCCGCGGCGAGGAGCTGGTCGGCACGTTGCGCGACGAGATCGCGCGCAGTGTGCGCGAGTACGTGCTCGAGCCGGTGGAGAACGAGCTCGACGTCTACAGCGAGATCGGCAGGGAGCTGACCGCCGCCCGCGGCTGA
- a CDS encoding helix-turn-helix domain-containing protein: MGRPPSIPVEKRTRIVLSVLAGEVTVA; this comes from the coding sequence ATGGGAAGACCACCCTCGATTCCGGTGGAGAAGAGGACGCGGATCGTGTTGAGTGTGCTGGCTGGCGAGGTCACGGTCGC
- a CDS encoding aldehyde dehydrogenase family protein, with protein sequence MVFPCVGLSFRTDSTVLPQSLTRDKTIRGATIPVGDAELTYTTYEPYGVVAAITPWNYPASNFATKVAPILACGNTVVVKPAEQTPLVPLVPLRLAELADQAGLPPGVVNVVTGDGPTAGAALAGHPRVPKVAFTGSSATGRQLMAHGTTSITSFTSFTLELGGKTASLVLPEADLDAAADAIVHTAFVNSGQTCTAGSRVLVHREAHDALLERVGTRTRALRVGDPRDERTHVGAIISAEQLDRIVEYAELAKSEATVVVGGDRLHPAGFEDGWWFAPTVVDGVAPTSRLFREEIFGPLLTVTTYADLDEGIALVNDTEYGLAATVWGTRQDQVRRAVRQLDAGIVWANTVHRLHPAVPYGGRRQSGVGLELGVEAQYEYMRPKTVWQGDTGWRSPWA encoded by the coding sequence GTGGTCTTCCCATGTGTCGGACTCTCCTTCAGGACTGACTCAACCGTCCTGCCACAAAGTCTGACGCGGGACAAGACCATCCGCGGCGCCACCATCCCGGTCGGCGACGCCGAGCTCACCTACACCACGTACGAACCGTACGGCGTGGTCGCGGCCATCACGCCGTGGAACTACCCGGCCTCCAACTTCGCCACGAAGGTCGCGCCGATCCTCGCGTGCGGCAACACGGTCGTGGTCAAGCCGGCCGAGCAGACGCCGCTGGTGCCGCTGGTGCCGCTGCGGCTGGCCGAGCTGGCCGACCAGGCCGGGCTGCCACCGGGCGTGGTGAACGTGGTGACCGGCGACGGCCCGACGGCGGGCGCCGCGCTTGCCGGCCACCCGCGGGTGCCGAAGGTCGCGTTCACCGGCAGCAGCGCCACCGGCAGGCAGCTGATGGCACACGGCACCACGTCGATCACGTCGTTCACGTCGTTCACGCTGGAGCTCGGCGGCAAGACCGCGTCGCTCGTGCTGCCCGAGGCGGACCTGGACGCGGCCGCCGACGCGATCGTTCATACGGCGTTCGTGAACAGCGGCCAGACCTGCACCGCCGGCAGCCGGGTGCTCGTGCACCGCGAGGCCCACGACGCGCTGCTCGAACGGGTCGGCACGCGCACCCGGGCGCTACGGGTGGGCGACCCGCGCGACGAGCGCACCCACGTCGGCGCGATCATCTCCGCCGAGCAGCTGGACCGCATCGTCGAGTACGCGGAACTCGCCAAGTCCGAGGCGACCGTCGTGGTCGGCGGCGACCGGCTGCACCCGGCGGGCTTCGAGGACGGCTGGTGGTTCGCCCCGACCGTCGTCGACGGCGTCGCACCGACGTCGCGGCTGTTCCGCGAGGAGATCTTCGGGCCGCTGCTCACCGTCACGACGTACGCCGACCTGGACGAGGGCATCGCGCTGGTCAACGACACCGAGTACGGCCTCGCCGCCACCGTCTGGGGCACCCGCCAGGACCAGGTGCGCAGAGCGGTGCGGCAGCTGGACGCCGGCATCGTCTGGGCGAACACCGTGCACCGGCTGCACCCCGCCGTGCCGTACGGCGGGCGCCGCCAGTCGGGTGTCGGGCTGGAGCTCGGCGTGGAGGCGCAGTACGAGTACATGCGGCCGAAGACGGTGTGGCAGGGCGACACCGGGTGGAGGTCACCATGGGCGTGA
- a CDS encoding amidohydrolase codes for MTPQPSTAYLDALYATTARRVATAEPLSSPHGGAPEAVTAALAAAVTRDLPELVALSHDVHDHPEVAYEEHHAVAAVAELLRRHGHRVEVGAYGIPTALRATAGGGDGPRVAVVAKYDALPGIGHACGHNVICASAVGAWLALAEQVGTLGGTVELLGTPAEEGGGGKVHMLAAGAFDGVDAAVMVHPFSYDVATHPFLGRRAVDVTYHGVAAHAAAMPFMGRNALDAAVTAYQGVAALRQHLPSSDRVHGIVTDGGHRPNVVPARAALQYYARSAGQATLDDLCNRLHEVFLAAAGATGTTAEVDWDPVPPYLPITHNHTLAARWAHHLGDRGRTVLPDGVVPETLVASTDFGNVSAQVPGIHPMLAVAPPEVSLHTEEFARCARGSEGDRGVADGAVGLACTVADFLADAELRAAVRAEFDGDA; via the coding sequence ATGACGCCGCAGCCGAGCACCGCCTACCTGGACGCCCTCTACGCGACCACCGCGCGCCGGGTGGCCACCGCAGAGCCACTCTCGTCGCCACACGGTGGTGCGCCCGAGGCGGTGACCGCTGCGCTCGCCGCCGCGGTCACCCGTGACCTCCCCGAGCTGGTGGCACTCAGCCACGACGTGCACGACCACCCGGAGGTGGCGTACGAGGAGCACCACGCGGTCGCCGCGGTCGCGGAACTGCTGCGGCGCCACGGCCACCGGGTGGAGGTGGGCGCGTACGGGATACCCACGGCGCTGCGCGCCACGGCGGGTGGCGGCGACGGCCCGCGGGTGGCCGTCGTCGCGAAGTACGACGCGCTGCCCGGCATCGGGCACGCCTGTGGCCACAACGTCATCTGTGCCAGCGCCGTGGGTGCGTGGCTCGCCCTCGCCGAGCAGGTGGGCACGCTCGGCGGCACCGTCGAGCTGCTCGGCACGCCGGCGGAGGAAGGCGGCGGGGGCAAGGTGCACATGCTCGCCGCGGGCGCGTTCGACGGCGTGGACGCGGCGGTGATGGTGCACCCGTTCAGCTACGACGTGGCGACGCACCCGTTCCTCGGCCGCCGTGCGGTCGACGTCACGTACCACGGTGTCGCCGCGCACGCGGCCGCCATGCCGTTCATGGGCCGCAACGCGCTCGACGCCGCGGTGACCGCGTACCAGGGGGTCGCCGCGCTGCGGCAGCACCTGCCGTCGTCGGACCGGGTGCACGGGATCGTCACCGACGGCGGCCACCGGCCGAACGTGGTGCCGGCGCGTGCGGCGCTGCAGTACTACGCGCGCTCAGCCGGCCAGGCCACGCTCGACGACCTGTGCAACAGGCTGCACGAGGTGTTCCTCGCGGCGGCGGGAGCGACCGGCACCACCGCGGAGGTCGACTGGGACCCGGTGCCGCCGTACCTGCCGATCACGCACAACCACACGCTCGCCGCGCGCTGGGCGCACCACCTGGGCGACCGCGGACGCACGGTACTGCCGGACGGCGTCGTGCCGGAGACGCTCGTCGCGTCGACGGACTTCGGCAACGTGAGCGCGCAGGTGCCCGGCATCCACCCGATGCTGGCCGTCGCGCCGCCCGAGGTGTCGCTGCACACCGAGGAGTTCGCGCGCTGCGCGCGCGGCAGCGAGGGTGACCGCGGCGTGGCTGACGGCGCCGTCGGCCTCGCCTGCACGGTCGCCGACTTCCTCGCGGACGCGGAGCTACGCGCAGCCGTACGCGCCGAGTTCGACGGCGACGCCTAG